A segment of the Thermoleophilaceae bacterium genome:
CGTTGCCGTTCAGCACGCCCTTCGTGGTGTAGAGCTCGCGGAGCTCGTCGGCCGACTTGAACGTGCCGTCCTCCTTCACCGCCTGCGCCCAGGGCACGGAGTGCGCGCCCGGGATGTGGCCGCCGCGCTGGGCGCCCTCCTGCTCGTACCCCGCCATGGCGATCAGCTCGCCCGAGAACTCCTGCGGCGAGCGCACATCCACGAGGCTCGTGCTCGCGTCGAGCGCCGCCAGCACCTCGTCGCGCTTGGCGCGGATGGCGTCGTTGCCCGGCTGGGCGTTGAACGTGGCCGAGTCGAAGTTCGGCACGTCGCTCGTGGTGGGACGCCCCTCCTCGATCCACTTCTCGCGCGGGCCGTTCATCAGCTTCACGTTGTCGTGCCCGTAGTACTTCAGGTACCAGTAGGTGTAGGCCGCGAACCAGTTGTTGCGGTCGCCGTAGAGGACGATCGTGTGGTCGTTCGAGATCCCGCGCGACCCGAACAGCGCGCCGAACTCCTCGGGTCCCAGGAAGTCGCGCTTCACCTGGTCCTGAAGGTCCTTCTTCCAGTCGAAGCCGATGGCGCCCGGAATGTGCGCCTCCGCGTACAGAGCGGGATTCTCGTCGACCTCGACGATGCGTACCGAGTTGTCGTCGAGGTGGTCCTCGACCCATTGGGTATCCACCAGCACGTCCTTCGCGTAATCCGCCACGCGATCACCTCCAAAAAGTTCTAAATGCCGACCGGGATTCGGATATTAGCCCGGTGGAGCGGGTGAGGTCGCGACACTACCGCGTCCACGCTTCCTCGTTTCAATGCCACCAGTTCGGGGGATTCTGCGAGCACAGGGCTGCGGTGTCTTGCCCCAGCGAGACGGCAGTCCTGTGCGGAAGCGCCGGGGGAAACCGACGCCCCCGGCGTTTGCGCGCGCCTAGGCGGCGAGCACGCGCTCCGCCGCGTCAGCGAGAGAGCCGGCCGTGGCGGACTCCACCACCTCCACGGGCATGTGCCATGTCTCGCCCGCGCGCCGCACAAGCGCGGCGCCCTGCTCGAGCAGCGCCGGCTCGACCGATCCGGCCGCCTCGTACACCACGCCGCGCACGTGCGTGTCCACGAGGGTCTCCAGCAGGCTCGCCAGGCGGTCTCCGTGCACCGCCGCCACCTCCGGGCCCTCGGCCGATCCCATGAGCCATACGAGCACGCTCACGCCATCGAGGTGTGGCGTGAGCGTGGCAAGGCGGCCGGGGTCGGCCACCACGGCATCCACATCGGCGGCGAGGATCTCGGGCAGGTGCGACTCGCTTCGCGTCGTGCCCCGCACGGCGTGCCCGCGCGCTCTCAGCTCAGCCGCCAGCTCCCGTCCGCGGCAGCCGCAGCCCACGATCAGCACGCGCGCCAATCAGCCGTCCGTCCGCTCGCGCCCGCGGTAGTCGTCCGCCCGCGTCTTCTGCTCGCGCTGGGCGGCGTCCACCTGAGCGCGGACGTCGTCCTCGCTCAGCTCCGGCCGGCCGCTGCGGCGCCGGCGCTCGTTCTGCGCCTCGAGCATCTGGTCGATGTCCTCGAGCTCGAGCCGGACCCCGTCCTCGTACGAGCGCGCGGGCTTCCAGTCGAGAAACTGCCGCGGGCTCGCCTTGGAAAACCTGCCCAGGGCGACGATGAACAGCAGCACGACGACCACCCCGATCGTCCACGCGGCGGCGAAGCTCACAGTCGCAGTGTAAGTGCCTCGCTCCGCGCGTCCGACCGCTGACATGCGATTGGCGGCACCGGACGTCTCGATATAGCTTCGCCGCCATGAAGGACTCGCGCTTCCTGGCCGCTCTGGCCGCGGCAACGGCCGTCGCCGCCTTCACGGCCGCACAGGCCGGCGCCGCCACGCCAAAGCTTGCTCACTTCAAGGTCACCGTGAGAGGCAGCCAGAGCACGAAGTGGACGCTCGACCACACGGAGTACGACGGCTGCGTTCAGGGCCAGGTGCGCCAGACGGGCAGCGGCCAGGAGAGCCTCAGCTTCAAGAGCAGGAAGCCGGCCACCGCCTCCGCGGTGAAGCTCGGCAGGACCACCACCTTCGCGGCGTTCAGCGGGAGCACTCCCGGCGCCCGCGTGAAGGGCTCGGTCACGCGCTCGGGCCACGCGGAGTCTCAGCAGCTGAGCGGCAACGGGCCCGGCTGCGGCGGGGGCGGCGGCGGGCCGGCGCCCACGCCGGATTGCGGCACGCGCGCCTTCAGCGGCAGCGTGGACATGAACTGGGTGTCGCCGGCGGAGTGGCCGGGCGGTCCGCCCGTCCCACTCACGTCCGTTCTGCTGCTCGAGGGGCCGCAGGTGGGCGGTACCGGCCTGTCGGGGATGTTCCAGGACTGCCCGGGCGGAGGCCCCGACCAGCTCATCCCCACGGTGGGAAGCGCGCTCTCCAGCAAGAAGCTCTTCGGCAAGGCGAAGCACTTCACGATCCGCGGCAAGGACACCGACACCACTGACGACAACGGCTTCCACTCCGACACGTCGGTGCACTGGGTGGCGAAGTTCACGCGCCTGGGGGGTGCGTTCAAGCCGCCCAAGCCTCAGGCGCGGCCGCAGTGCTCGGACGGGCTCGACAACAACGGCAACGGGAAGATCGACTACCCGCAGGATCCCGGCTGCTCGTCGCCCACCGACAACTCCGAGTGAGTTGACGGCGGGGCCCGCCGTGCAACAAACCTGGGCTACGCTGCATTCCTCCCACGACCGCCCCTAGGAGGAAGCAGACTTGATCGACTTCGAGCTCACCGACGAGCAGCGCCTCATCCGCGAGACGGCGCGCGACTTCACAGACAACGAGATCGTGCCCGTCGCGCGCGAGAACGATCGCAACGAGAAGTTCGACACCGACCTCGTCAAGAAGATGGCGGACATGGGCTTCCTCGGTGCGATCGTGTCCGAGGAGTACGGCGGGCGCGGGCTCGACTACCGCACGTACGGCCTGATCGTCGAGGAGATCGGCCGGGGCGACTCATCCGCGCGCACCGTGGTGTCCGTGCAGACCTCGCTCGTGTGCTCGTCGATCGAGCGCTGGGGGACCGAGGAGCAGAAGCAGGAGTGGCTCCCGAGGCTGTGCAGCGGCGAGGCGCTCGGCTGCTTCGGCCTCACCGAGCCGAGCTCGGGCTCAGATGCCGCTTCGCTCAAGACGCGCGCGACGAAGATCGACAGCGGCTGGAAGCTGAACGGCCAGAAGCAGTGGATCTCGATGGGCAACCACGCGAAGGTCGCGCTGATCTTCGCCCAGACCGACCCCGAGAAGGCGCATCGCGGGCTCGCCTGCTTCCTGGTGCCGACAGACAGCGATGGCTTCTCCTCAGGCGAGATCCACGGCAAGCTTGGCCTCAAGGCCTCCGACACCGCAGAGCTGTCGCTCTCCGACGTGGAGGTGCCGGACGAGGCGATGCTCGGCGAGATCGGCGACGGCTTCAAGGTCGCGATGTCCGCGCTCGACTCCGGCCGCTTCAGCGTGGCGTCGGGCTGCGTGGGGATCTCGCAGGGCTGCGTGAACGCGTCGGTCCAGTACGCGAAGGAGCGCGAGCAGTTCGGCCGGCCCATCGGCTCGTTCCAGCTCGTGCAGGCGATGATCGCCGACATGATCGTGGACACCGAGGCCGCCCGCGGCTTGGTGTGGAAGGCCGGCTGGCTGAAGGACACTGGCAAGCCGAGCACCACCGAGACGTCGATCGCGAAGCTCTATGCGACGGAGGCCGCGGTGCGCAACGCCAACCTGGCGATCCAGGTCCACGGCGGTTCGGGCTACGTGGACGACCACCCCGTGGAGCGCTACCTGCGCGACGCGCGCGTGGCAACGCTCTACGAGGGGACGTCTCAGATTCAGAAGCTCATCATCGGCCGCGCGGCCACTGGGCTCAACGCGATGATGTGAGCCCTATGACCCGATTCCAGCCGTACGGCTCCTGAAGCTGCCCCAGACCAGCCGCCACTTCGATCCGGGCTGGTGTCGAACGCGGACCTGGAAGTAGCCGGTGCCTGCAGTGCGGACGGTCTTCACGGTCTTGAACTTCTTGAAGCCGTTCTGGATCTGAACGGTCTGCGGCGTGCCGTCGGCAGGACGCACCATGCCCCACACGCGCACGCCTGAGCCGCTGCGCGTGACCCAGATCGGCAGCCGGTAGGCGCCGAGCGCCGGCTTGGCCTTGCCGTTCTTGAGCCGCAGGCCGGTGTTGAAGTCGGCGAGCTTCGGAGCGTCGAACAGCT
Coding sequences within it:
- a CDS encoding sulfurtransferase; translated protein: MADYAKDVLVDTQWVEDHLDDNSVRIVEVDENPALYAEAHIPGAIGFDWKKDLQDQVKRDFLGPEEFGALFGSRGISNDHTIVLYGDRNNWFAAYTYWYLKYYGHDNVKLMNGPREKWIEEGRPTTSDVPNFDSATFNAQPGNDAIRAKRDEVLAALDASTSLVDVRSPQEFSGELIAMAGYEQEGAQRGGHIPGAHSVPWAQAVKEDGTFKSADELRELYTTKGVLNGNDIIAYCRIGERSAHTWFVLHELLGEENVKNYDGSWTEWGNLVNVPVEKDV
- a CDS encoding NAD(P)H-binding protein, coding for MLIVGCGCRGRELAAELRARGHAVRGTTRSESHLPEILAADVDAVVADPGRLATLTPHLDGVSVLVWLMGSAEGPEVAAVHGDRLASLLETLVDTHVRGVVYEAAGSVEPALLEQGAALVRRAGETWHMPVEVVESATAGSLADAAERVLAA
- a CDS encoding acyl-CoA dehydrogenase family protein; this encodes MIDFELTDEQRLIRETARDFTDNEIVPVARENDRNEKFDTDLVKKMADMGFLGAIVSEEYGGRGLDYRTYGLIVEEIGRGDSSARTVVSVQTSLVCSSIERWGTEEQKQEWLPRLCSGEALGCFGLTEPSSGSDAASLKTRATKIDSGWKLNGQKQWISMGNHAKVALIFAQTDPEKAHRGLACFLVPTDSDGFSSGEIHGKLGLKASDTAELSLSDVEVPDEAMLGEIGDGFKVAMSALDSGRFSVASGCVGISQGCVNASVQYAKEREQFGRPIGSFQLVQAMIADMIVDTEAARGLVWKAGWLKDTGKPSTTETSIAKLYATEAAVRNANLAIQVHGGSGYVDDHPVERYLRDARVATLYEGTSQIQKLIIGRAATGLNAMM